In the Paenibacillus sp. FSL H7-0357 genome, one interval contains:
- the spoVB gene encoding stage V sporulation protein B, whose translation MSNLRKQSFIQGTLILLAAGIINRMLGFIPRIALPRIVGAEGVGLYQLGYPFFIVLITVITGGIPLAIAKMVAEAEGENRPEESRRILHTGLTLSLALGILFTLVALFSASWVSNVLLTDSRVYYTFVSMTPMISIVAVSSIYRGYFQGRQNMIPSALSSVLESVIRIIFMLWFSWLLLPKGIAFAAAGAMLGVTVGEIVGMLVLLWQYYYILKKDKKDLPDPVTAENDIPDPVIPEPSAGKQTSVLKRLLGIAVPVTAGRLVGSFSYLLESIITARSLALAGIATAAATAQYGSLQGMVIPLLLLPGVLSSSLAVSLVPSLSEAAARHDLATIHKRMHQALRLAMVTGAPFAAIMYILAVPLCTLMYGNADTAPMLRMMAPFALFLYVQAPLQAALQAMDRPGRALINTLVGAVIKILLILVLASQPEYGIYGAIIAIIVNSIFVTLLHGFSVVKLIKLSIRVSDPLKTLTAVIIMAAGMSYIYTSVPIADTQWLQFLLSAACGMALYLGICLLSGLISVRDLDRVPFFKRRR comes from the coding sequence TTGAGTAATCTAAGGAAACAAAGCTTTATCCAAGGAACGCTTATACTGCTTGCTGCAGGCATTATTAACCGGATGCTTGGATTTATTCCGCGCATTGCATTACCTCGTATTGTCGGTGCTGAAGGCGTTGGGCTGTATCAGCTGGGTTATCCCTTTTTCATCGTGCTGATCACTGTAATCACTGGAGGGATTCCGCTGGCCATCGCCAAAATGGTAGCGGAAGCAGAGGGGGAGAACCGTCCTGAAGAGTCACGCCGTATTCTGCATACCGGACTTACCCTCAGTCTGGCGCTCGGCATCTTGTTCACCCTGGTCGCCCTGTTCAGCGCCTCATGGGTATCCAATGTGCTCCTTACGGACAGTCGTGTGTATTATACATTTGTCAGCATGACGCCGATGATCTCTATCGTTGCCGTATCTTCCATATACCGGGGCTACTTTCAGGGCAGGCAGAACATGATTCCTTCCGCACTCTCCTCCGTTCTGGAGTCAGTAATCCGCATTATCTTTATGCTGTGGTTCTCTTGGCTGCTGCTTCCTAAGGGTATTGCCTTTGCTGCAGCAGGTGCAATGCTGGGGGTAACTGTTGGAGAAATCGTCGGCATGCTGGTGCTGCTATGGCAATATTATTACATCCTAAAAAAGGACAAGAAGGATCTTCCTGACCCTGTAACCGCGGAAAATGACATTCCAGATCCGGTTATCCCTGAACCTTCAGCGGGCAAGCAGACTTCTGTACTGAAACGTCTGCTAGGCATTGCTGTTCCCGTCACGGCCGGAAGGCTCGTCGGCTCTTTTTCCTATCTTCTGGAATCGATTATTACCGCTCGCAGTCTGGCACTTGCCGGAATTGCCACCGCAGCTGCAACCGCGCAGTACGGCTCCTTACAAGGGATGGTTATTCCACTGCTGCTGCTGCCGGGAGTGCTCAGCTCTTCCCTTGCTGTTTCGCTCGTTCCTTCCTTGTCAGAGGCGGCAGCGCGCCATGATTTGGCAACCATTCATAAAAGAATGCATCAGGCCCTGAGGCTCGCTATGGTAACCGGAGCCCCTTTTGCTGCAATTATGTACATCCTTGCCGTACCGCTATGTACGCTGATGTACGGCAATGCGGACACCGCTCCGATGCTGCGGATGATGGCGCCTTTTGCACTCTTCCTCTATGTCCAAGCACCGTTGCAGGCTGCCCTTCAAGCTATGGACCGCCCCGGGAGGGCGCTTATTAATACGCTGGTTGGTGCAGTGATCAAAATCCTGCTCATTCTCGTTTTGGCCTCACAGCCCGAATACGGGATTTATGGCGCAATTATCGCAATTATCGTTAACAGCATTTTTGTAACTTTGCTGCACGGCTTCAGTGTGGTTAAGCTGATTAAATTGTCGATTAGAGTTTCCGATCCACTCAAAACGTTGACCGCGGTGATTATCATGGCCGCTGGCATGTCTTACATCTATACCTCTGTGCCCATCGCTGATACCCAGTGGCTGCAATTTTTACTTTCCGCCGCCTGCGGGATGGCTCTCTACCTGGGAATCTGCCTGCTTTCAGGCCTGATCTCTGTCCGCGACCTGGACCGTGTACCGTTCTTCAAACGCCGGCGTTAA
- a CDS encoding DUF421 domain-containing protein: MFQHITTHIFLTVLMYIFIFLSMRIMGKREIGKLSVFDLTISIMIAEIAVFVIEDIERPVYDGIVPMATLVLIQVLVAQISLKNRKLRLLIDGKPSVLISDGKIHRGEMRRQRYNLDDLLLQLRGQNIDSPADVEFAILETSGQLTVIEKNKGASSSNQSGNSSSNAEHNEQGNSGGDSSGGVKLPKHKIRYEGLPIPLIMDGKVQDTNLELIGKTRFWLRTQIRQKGVSDFRDVFLCSIDHKGEIYVDRQRSR; this comes from the coding sequence ATGTTCCAGCATATTACTACCCATATCTTTCTGACCGTGCTGATGTATATCTTCATTTTCCTGAGCATGCGGATTATGGGGAAACGGGAAATTGGCAAGCTGTCTGTATTCGATTTAACGATTTCGATCATGATTGCTGAAATTGCTGTGTTTGTCATTGAAGACATCGAACGGCCGGTCTATGACGGAATCGTGCCCATGGCAACCTTGGTACTGATTCAGGTACTTGTGGCACAGATCAGCCTTAAGAACAGAAAGCTGCGGCTGCTGATTGACGGCAAGCCTAGCGTACTGATCTCAGATGGCAAAATACACCGGGGGGAAATGCGCAGGCAAAGATATAACCTTGATGATTTGCTGCTGCAGCTGCGGGGACAGAACATCGACAGCCCCGCTGATGTGGAGTTTGCCATTCTGGAAACCAGCGGCCAGCTTACCGTCATCGAGAAGAACAAGGGTGCGTCGTCATCCAACCAATCGGGAAACAGCAGTTCTAATGCTGAGCATAATGAACAGGGCAACAGTGGTGGTGACAGTTCCGGCGGCGTCAAGCTGCCGAAGCATAAAATCAGGTATGAAGGCTTGCCGATTCCGCTCATTATGGACGGGAAGGTGCAGGATACCAATCTGGAGCTAATTGGGAAAACAAGATTCTGGCTGAGAACCCAAATCCGCCAAAAGGGCGTATCTGATTTCCGCGATGTTTTTCTGTGCTCGATTGATCACAAGGGTGAAATATATGTAGACCGCCAGCGTTCCAGATAG
- a CDS encoding TIGR04086 family membrane protein gives MYFIRRLFSWRITSPVLSGLCRSFLWMLLGAFVLSLLLWGSGLKEQDLTTYTYIVHGIAAAFGGLTAGRRATSKGWYQGSLTGGFYGIIVLLVGFLALDSAPAGIDALWVMAAAAIGALGGMFGVNLQKN, from the coding sequence ATGTACTTCATTCGGCGCCTGTTCTCGTGGAGAATAACGAGTCCTGTATTATCCGGTTTATGCCGATCCTTCCTGTGGATGCTGCTGGGCGCGTTTGTCCTCTCACTTTTGCTGTGGGGCAGCGGTCTGAAGGAACAGGATCTTACAACGTATACCTACATCGTACACGGCATCGCCGCCGCATTCGGCGGACTGACGGCAGGACGCAGGGCAACCAGTAAGGGTTGGTATCAAGGATCCCTTACGGGGGGATTTTACGGAATCATTGTGTTGCTGGTCGGATTTTTGGCGCTTGACAGTGCCCCTGCAGGCATTGATGCTTTGTGGGTTATGGCTGCTGCGGCAATCGGAGCGCTCGGCGGAATGTTTGGAGTTAATTTACAAAAAAACTAA
- a CDS encoding phosphatase PAP2 family protein — MLYQSMNHVVLYTVVIVILLIWISTRRNPLMAFVELGKELLHSYKFLLVIIGMISVLLLNKYELQIEQNMHLASDYTSVFFGLEGHFVQTLQQIFYAPWLTPIVVFFYIFMLQAVLAASLGVYLLEKNRLMLYATCYTVMLIYTVAIPFFLYFPINEVWSYAPAGVRFIMLDVFPNFEQEYRPLSGLNNCFPSLHTAIAVATALLAFRSENNRWKIISTISAVAIVFGIFYLGIHWLIDMLGGTLLAVVSTSVAVQLAKLTLRSEETSLPVRSRATDAR; from the coding sequence TTGCTTTACCAATCCATGAACCATGTTGTTTTGTACACCGTTGTAATAGTAATTCTGCTGATTTGGATCAGTACCAGGCGCAACCCTTTAATGGCCTTTGTAGAACTCGGAAAGGAACTGCTGCACTCCTATAAATTTCTGCTGGTTATTATCGGAATGATCAGTGTTCTCCTTCTGAATAAATATGAGCTGCAGATTGAGCAGAACATGCATCTGGCATCTGATTATACTTCTGTATTCTTTGGACTTGAAGGACATTTTGTCCAGACGCTGCAGCAAATATTCTACGCTCCCTGGCTTACACCTATTGTCGTTTTCTTCTATATCTTTATGCTCCAAGCCGTGCTGGCTGCTTCACTCGGAGTCTATTTGCTGGAGAAGAACCGCCTGATGCTGTATGCCACCTGCTACACGGTCATGCTAATTTACACAGTCGCCATTCCGTTCTTCTTATATTTTCCAATCAACGAAGTTTGGTCCTATGCTCCGGCAGGTGTAAGATTCATCATGTTGGATGTCTTTCCAAACTTTGAACAGGAATACCGGCCGCTCTCCGGTCTAAACAACTGTTTCCCTAGTCTGCACACGGCCATCGCTGTAGCTACGGCGCTGCTCGCCTTTCGGTCAGAGAACAACCGCTGGAAGATCATCTCGACGATTTCAGCAGTAGCTATTGTGTTCGGAATCTTCTATCTCGGCATTCATTGGCTGATTGATATGCTGGGCGGCACTCTGCTGGCTGTTGTGTCCACCTCTGTTGCAGTACAGCTGGCCAAGCTGACACTCCGCAGCGAGGAAACATCGCTTCCAGTCCGAAGCCGCGCCACAGATGCCCGTTAA
- the yajC gene encoding preprotein translocase subunit YajC: MLHFQFAANQAGTGSILGLVGPFVLMFVVFYFLLIRPQQKKTKARNGMLKALKKGDKVVTIGGLHGTIMEISDDIVVLRVNDVTRLTFDRGSISHAVALETEGKE, encoded by the coding sequence ATGTTACATTTTCAATTTGCAGCAAATCAAGCGGGTACCGGCAGCATTCTAGGTCTAGTAGGCCCGTTTGTACTTATGTTTGTGGTGTTCTATTTCTTGCTCATTCGTCCGCAGCAGAAGAAAACTAAAGCACGTAACGGAATGTTGAAAGCTCTGAAGAAGGGCGATAAGGTAGTCACTATTGGTGGCCTTCACGGGACGATCATGGAGATTTCCGACGACATCGTCGTTTTGCGCGTTAATGATGTGACCCGTTTAACCTTTGACCGGGGCTCTATCAGCCATGCTGTGGCACTGGAGACGGAAGGTAAGGAATAG
- the tgt gene encoding tRNA guanosine(34) transglycosylase Tgt, translated as MAAITYEHIKTCKQSGARLGRVHTPHGVIETPAFMPVGTQATVKTMSPEELKEMDAHIILSNTYHLFLRPGHDIIREAGGLHKFMNWDRPILTDSGGFQVFSLSDMRKITEEGVHFRSHLNGDKKFLSPEVAMEIQNALGSDIMMAFDECPPFPAEYDYVKKSLERTSRWAERCLKSHARPEDQGLFAIVQGGMHEDLRRQSAADLTSMDFPGYAIGGLSVGESKQLMYEVLDYTVPLLPQGKPRYLMGVGSPDALLEGSIRGVDMFDCVLPTRIARNGTTMTSQGRLVVRNAQYARDFGPLDPECSCYTCRNYSRAYLRHLIKADETFGLRLTTYHNLHFLLDLMRKVREAIREDRLLDFRDEFFAQYGLYDNLKGF; from the coding sequence ATGGCAGCAATAACTTATGAACACATTAAGACCTGCAAGCAGTCCGGAGCCCGGCTCGGCAGAGTCCATACCCCGCATGGTGTCATCGAGACACCTGCCTTTATGCCTGTTGGCACACAAGCTACAGTCAAGACCATGAGTCCTGAAGAACTGAAAGAAATGGACGCTCATATTATACTGAGCAACACGTACCATTTATTTCTGCGGCCTGGCCATGACATTATCCGTGAGGCCGGCGGTCTGCACAAGTTTATGAACTGGGACCGGCCGATTCTGACGGACAGCGGTGGATTCCAGGTATTCTCACTGAGCGATATGCGCAAAATCACCGAGGAAGGCGTACATTTCCGCTCCCATCTTAATGGAGACAAGAAATTCCTTTCGCCGGAAGTGGCGATGGAGATTCAGAACGCACTTGGCTCCGATATCATGATGGCATTTGATGAATGCCCGCCTTTCCCCGCAGAATATGATTACGTCAAAAAGTCATTGGAACGTACCTCCCGCTGGGCAGAGAGATGTCTCAAAAGCCATGCCCGTCCCGAGGATCAGGGGCTGTTCGCTATTGTACAGGGAGGCATGCATGAGGATTTGCGCCGCCAGAGCGCGGCTGATTTGACTTCCATGGATTTCCCGGGGTATGCTATTGGGGGGCTCAGCGTCGGAGAGTCCAAGCAGCTAATGTATGAAGTGCTGGATTATACTGTTCCGCTGTTGCCGCAAGGGAAACCGCGCTATTTAATGGGTGTCGGTTCACCGGATGCGTTGCTTGAAGGGTCAATCCGCGGAGTGGACATGTTCGACTGTGTTCTGCCTACCCGCATTGCCCGTAACGGAACGACAATGACCAGTCAGGGAAGACTCGTTGTACGCAACGCACAGTATGCTCGTGATTTCGGGCCGCTTGATCCGGAATGCAGTTGCTATACCTGCCGGAATTATTCCCGGGCTTATTTGCGCCATTTAATCAAAGCCGACGAAACTTTCGGCTTGCGGTTAACGACATACCATAACTTACACTTCCTGCTGGATTTGATGCGTAAAGTGCGTGAAGCCATCAGAGAGGATCGGCTGCTTGATTTTCGCGATGAGTTTTTTGCACAATACGGATTGTATGATAATCTCAAAGGCTTCTAG
- the queA gene encoding tRNA preQ1(34) S-adenosylmethionine ribosyltransferase-isomerase QueA, which produces MNVDDYDFHLPEELIAQTPLSDRSASRLLLVNKENGELAHRHFTDILEQFQPGDTLVLNDTRVIPARLFGIKEDTGAKAEVLLLKNLGEDRWEALVKPGKKLKTGAVIIFSDELRAVIEDEADMGGRTLRFMYEGIFQEILDRLGTMPLPPYIKETLDDRERYQTVYARHEGSAAAPTAGLHFTKELLERIAAKGVNIAYITLHVGLGTFRPMSVEKVEEHVMHAEYFELSRQTAELLNDARARGGRIIAVGTTSCRTLETVGNKFQGGQIEECSGWTDIFIYPGYAFTVVNALITNFHLPKSTLVMLVSALAGREQILAAYEEAIAHQYRFFSFGDAMFIY; this is translated from the coding sequence ATGAATGTAGACGATTATGATTTTCATTTGCCGGAGGAGCTGATTGCCCAGACTCCACTTTCTGACCGTAGCGCCTCAAGGCTGCTGCTGGTAAACAAGGAGAACGGAGAGCTTGCTCATCGGCATTTTACCGATATACTGGAGCAGTTTCAGCCGGGGGATACGCTTGTTCTGAATGATACGCGCGTTATTCCTGCCAGACTGTTTGGGATTAAGGAAGACACCGGAGCCAAGGCGGAAGTGCTGCTCCTGAAGAATCTGGGAGAGGACCGGTGGGAAGCGCTGGTGAAGCCGGGCAAGAAGCTGAAGACCGGCGCGGTCATTATTTTCAGCGATGAACTCCGTGCGGTGATCGAAGACGAGGCCGATATGGGCGGCCGGACATTGCGCTTCATGTATGAAGGAATCTTTCAGGAGATTCTGGACAGACTGGGGACGATGCCCCTTCCACCCTATATTAAGGAAACACTCGATGACCGGGAACGGTATCAGACGGTGTATGCCCGGCATGAAGGCTCAGCAGCGGCACCGACGGCAGGACTGCATTTTACAAAGGAACTGCTGGAGCGTATTGCCGCCAAAGGTGTAAATATTGCTTACATTACACTTCACGTTGGACTTGGCACATTCCGACCGATGTCAGTGGAGAAGGTTGAAGAGCATGTCATGCATGCCGAGTATTTCGAGCTGTCCCGGCAAACTGCAGAGCTTCTGAATGATGCGAGAGCAAGAGGCGGCCGTATTATCGCTGTTGGCACAACCTCCTGCCGGACTTTGGAGACCGTGGGCAATAAGTTCCAGGGCGGACAGATTGAAGAATGCAGCGGGTGGACGGATATCTTCATTTATCCCGGTTACGCATTCACAGTTGTTAATGCATTGATTACGAACTTTCACCTGCCAAAGTCCACTTTGGTTATGCTGGTGAGCGCTTTAGCAGGACGTGAACAGATTCTCGCCGCCTATGAGGAAGCGATAGCGCATCAGTACCGCTTTTTCAGCTTTGGTGATGCGATGTTTATTTATTAA
- a CDS encoding SpoIID/LytB domain-containing protein codes for MNHARRKLTGMGLLGRGLLAATLIAGSFLVPAGDIHAESSANIRVAIYADIGSKYKLTVPYVTLQSAKDFNFLSGQSGAASLLPVPANSKIRVSLDSYKVKVMEAATWQAAADAAKKLQSTSDKPQLLVTSRNGVNAYQLYTGPYASENAAKEGLTRVGKAGLSIPAGQTSAVKGNKHLSAGEFASTQEADAALQALTAANFDAWKVMVAGADGSAKTQVWVGEAAGESELSALQTEVAAALPQLVLSPASAPGLIIRSDAGLDLSKEGQAFHYSVSGANAKFIAAGNESGIQLEERSKRTYRGSLELSGLNGSLAVINEVPLEQYLYAVVGGEVSSSWNEEALKAQAVAARSYALFQGKRFDVADVVDTTLSQVYNGIGAEAPTIIKAVDATAGEVLKSGGKIVETVFSSNSGGRTADPSEVWGNGGAAFVSVLSAEDASAAASFKKWYYVLLSSGASGYAREDNMKLTGSKTAAGLPLATASTSNVNIRPLPVIDSSASPVGKLNPGENAVVLDQVYESGSYSWIKGPYTSAELLKSLAGKTSSTLPSSITSLQVTQRGPSGRVTQVKANGNILQVKYPDLFRSAFNGLPSTLFDIVPSGSYTVLGADGSTATIGGTQSAGVLSASGKVTVQSSGTVVMGADSSARVVTTNPGFYFIGWGNGHGLGMSQWGVKGMADNGYDYKQILQHYFNNVTIVKE; via the coding sequence ATGAATCATGCGAGGCGCAAACTGACAGGAATGGGACTGCTGGGCCGGGGATTGCTGGCGGCAACACTGATTGCGGGCAGCTTCCTGGTTCCTGCAGGTGATATCCATGCTGAATCCAGTGCAAACATCCGGGTTGCGATATATGCTGATATCGGCAGCAAATATAAATTAACCGTACCATACGTGACGCTGCAGTCTGCTAAGGACTTCAATTTTCTCTCCGGCCAGAGTGGGGCAGCCTCATTGCTGCCGGTTCCGGCCAACAGCAAAATACGCGTAAGTCTCGATAGCTACAAGGTTAAGGTTATGGAAGCTGCCACCTGGCAGGCAGCTGCCGATGCCGCCAAGAAGCTGCAGTCTACATCCGATAAGCCGCAGTTGCTGGTAACCTCACGGAATGGGGTTAATGCATACCAGCTGTACACAGGTCCGTACGCCAGTGAAAATGCTGCCAAAGAAGGCCTTACCCGCGTAGGGAAAGCGGGACTGTCCATCCCGGCGGGCCAAACGTCAGCCGTGAAGGGCAATAAACACTTGTCTGCCGGAGAGTTCGCTTCCACTCAGGAAGCAGATGCTGCTCTCCAGGCACTGACGGCAGCCAATTTCGATGCCTGGAAGGTAATGGTGGCTGGAGCGGACGGCAGTGCCAAGACGCAGGTATGGGTCGGCGAAGCTGCTGGCGAAAGTGAGCTTTCCGCCCTGCAGACCGAAGTTGCGGCTGCACTTCCCCAGCTCGTCTTGTCTCCTGCTTCGGCACCCGGGTTAATTATCCGCAGTGACGCAGGATTGGACCTCAGCAAGGAGGGACAAGCGTTTCATTACAGTGTGTCCGGAGCCAATGCCAAGTTTATTGCTGCAGGCAATGAATCGGGGATTCAACTGGAGGAGAGATCCAAACGTACGTATCGCGGCAGCTTGGAGCTAAGTGGTTTAAACGGCTCATTGGCTGTCATTAATGAAGTACCGCTGGAGCAATACCTGTATGCGGTAGTCGGCGGAGAAGTCTCCTCGAGCTGGAATGAAGAAGCGCTTAAAGCCCAGGCAGTCGCCGCGCGCAGCTATGCGCTGTTTCAGGGCAAACGTTTTGATGTGGCCGATGTGGTCGATACGACACTAAGCCAGGTATATAACGGTATCGGGGCCGAAGCACCTACAATTATCAAGGCGGTGGATGCCACAGCCGGTGAAGTGCTGAAGAGCGGCGGGAAGATTGTCGAAACTGTCTTCTCCTCCAACAGCGGCGGCCGCACTGCGGATCCGTCAGAGGTCTGGGGCAATGGCGGAGCTGCTTTTGTCAGTGTGCTCAGCGCTGAGGATGCTTCGGCCGCTGCCTCATTTAAGAAGTGGTATTATGTGCTGCTGTCCAGCGGTGCCTCCGGCTATGCCCGTGAAGATAATATGAAACTGACCGGCAGTAAGACGGCGGCAGGACTTCCCCTTGCGACAGCTTCGACCAGTAATGTGAACATTCGGCCGCTGCCTGTTATCGACAGCAGTGCAAGTCCGGTAGGCAAACTGAATCCCGGTGAAAATGCCGTCGTATTGGATCAAGTCTATGAATCCGGGAGCTATAGCTGGATTAAAGGACCGTACACCTCGGCGGAGCTGCTCAAAAGCTTAGCCGGCAAGACAAGCAGTACATTGCCGTCATCCATTACCAGCCTGCAGGTTACCCAGCGCGGGCCTTCAGGAAGAGTCACTCAGGTCAAAGCCAACGGTAATATTCTGCAGGTTAAGTACCCGGATCTTTTCCGCTCCGCCTTTAATGGACTGCCCAGTACTTTGTTTGATATTGTACCTTCCGGCAGTTATACTGTATTAGGCGCTGACGGCTCTACTGCAACCATTGGCGGAACACAGTCTGCGGGTGTGCTTTCTGCATCCGGCAAGGTTACTGTCCAGAGCAGCGGAACGGTTGTAATGGGAGCTGATTCTTCGGCAAGAGTGGTTACAACTAACCCGGGATTTTATTTTATCGGCTGGGGCAATGGCCATGGGCTCGGCATGTCGCAGTGGGGCGTGAAGGGTATGGCCGATAACGGGTATGATTACAAGCAAATATTGCAACACTATTTTAATAACGTTACTATAGTTAAGGAATGA
- the ruvB gene encoding Holliday junction branch migration DNA helicase RuvB: MDDRIISANLMMDEQAVELSLRPRYLGEYIGQTQVKENLKIYIEAAKMRSEALDHVLLYGPPGLGKTTLANIIANELGVNLRTTSGPAIERPGDLAALLTNLQEGDVLFIDEIHRLHRTVEEVMYPAMEDFALDIMIGKGPSARSVRLDLPPFTLIGATTRAGLLSAPLRDRFGVVSRLEYYTIDELSFIVSRNAELLGIEILGDAAEEIALRARGTPRIANRLLKRVRDFAQVRGDGIITPDIAGESLKMLQVDPRGLDSIDHKMLHSMITAFRGGPVGLDTIAATIGEESQTIEDVYEPYLLQIGFLQRTPRGRVVTPAAYHHLGLPLPPEQH; this comes from the coding sequence ATGGATGACCGGATTATATCGGCGAATCTGATGATGGACGAGCAGGCGGTGGAATTAAGTCTGCGTCCCCGTTATCTGGGCGAATATATCGGACAGACACAGGTGAAAGAGAACCTGAAAATATATATTGAAGCAGCCAAAATGCGCAGTGAGGCACTGGATCATGTGTTGTTGTACGGGCCTCCGGGTCTTGGCAAAACCACGCTCGCGAACATTATCGCCAACGAGCTTGGTGTGAATCTGCGGACGACGTCCGGGCCGGCCATTGAGCGGCCCGGGGATCTGGCGGCGCTGTTGACCAACCTGCAGGAAGGCGACGTGCTGTTTATTGACGAAATTCACCGCCTGCACCGGACTGTGGAAGAAGTCATGTATCCGGCGATGGAGGATTTCGCGCTCGATATCATGATCGGCAAAGGGCCTAGCGCCCGTTCGGTGCGGCTGGATCTGCCGCCCTTTACACTGATCGGAGCCACCACGCGGGCCGGGCTGCTGTCGGCGCCGCTGCGTGACCGCTTCGGGGTGGTCAGCCGTTTGGAATATTATACGATTGATGAGCTGAGCTTCATCGTCTCCCGCAATGCCGAGCTGCTTGGCATTGAAATCCTGGGCGATGCCGCTGAAGAGATTGCCCTGCGTGCCCGGGGAACACCGCGGATTGCTAACCGCTTGCTGAAGCGGGTCCGCGATTTCGCCCAGGTACGCGGTGACGGAATCATCACCCCCGATATTGCGGGTGAATCGCTGAAGATGCTGCAGGTCGATCCGCGCGGGCTGGACAGCATAGACCATAAGATGCTGCACTCGATGATCACCGCCTTTCGCGGCGGTCCTGTCGGGCTGGATACGATTGCCGCCACGATAGGCGAAGAGAGCCAGACTATTGAAGATGTGTATGAACCTTATCTGCTGCAGATCGGTTTCCTGCAGCGCACTCCCCGGGGACGAGTGGTAACCCCGGCGGCTTATCATCACCTGGGTCTTCCGCTTCCTCCGGAGCAGCATTAA
- the ruvA gene encoding Holliday junction branch migration protein RuvA, with product MIDYLRGPVVHLESEYVVLDVQGVGYRVFCPNPYAFAKLEGPVTIYIHYQTREDATLLFGFPTREEQKLFRKLIEVSGIGPRVALGILTGGTPDQLISAIYQENITFLTKLPGIGKKTAQRMILDLRDKLDGLSAASMQTGLFAVPMEEQNAALPWQEARDGLKALGYTEAELDRVWLTMKKEGTDTGTVDVLMKKALGLLYIAK from the coding sequence ATGATAGATTACTTAAGAGGACCGGTAGTACATTTGGAGTCGGAGTATGTGGTGCTGGATGTCCAGGGTGTAGGGTACCGGGTGTTCTGCCCGAATCCTTATGCGTTCGCCAAGTTGGAAGGACCTGTGACCATTTACATCCATTATCAGACACGGGAGGATGCCACTCTGTTGTTCGGATTCCCGACAAGGGAAGAACAGAAGCTGTTCCGTAAGCTGATTGAGGTGTCCGGCATCGGACCGCGCGTGGCGCTGGGGATTCTGACCGGCGGCACGCCGGACCAACTGATCTCAGCGATTTATCAGGAGAATATCACCTTCCTGACCAAGCTGCCGGGTATTGGCAAGAAGACGGCGCAGCGGATGATTCTGGATCTGCGGGACAAACTGGATGGTTTGAGCGCCGCCTCTATGCAGACCGGGTTATTTGCGGTGCCGATGGAAGAGCAGAATGCCGCCCTGCCGTGGCAGGAAGCCAGAGACGGTCTGAAAGCGCTCGGTTATACCGAAGCAGAGCTGGACCGGGTATGGCTGACGATGAAGAAAGAAGGCACAGATACAGGGACTGTCGATGTGCTGATGAAGAAGGCGCTGGGGCTGCTGTATATCGCCAAATAA
- the ruvC gene encoding crossover junction endodeoxyribonuclease RuvC, whose amino-acid sequence MRILGIDPGLAIVGFGFVDKEGNKLTPVQYGSIQTEAHTPEEERLLHVYEGMVQLIDKYKPDAVAVEKLFFARNVTTALPVAQARGVLILAAVQRGLPVAEYTPMMVKQAVVGYGKAEKKQVQEMVKLLLKLSAVPKPDDVADALAVAVCHAHSVSLNSKLNEVLRK is encoded by the coding sequence TTGCGCATCTTAGGAATAGACCCGGGGCTGGCGATCGTCGGCTTTGGCTTCGTAGATAAGGAAGGAAATAAATTGACGCCGGTTCAATATGGCAGTATTCAGACCGAGGCGCATACGCCTGAGGAAGAACGGCTGCTGCATGTCTATGAGGGCATGGTGCAGCTGATAGATAAATATAAGCCGGACGCAGTGGCAGTGGAAAAGCTGTTCTTCGCCCGCAATGTGACAACTGCGCTTCCGGTGGCGCAGGCACGGGGTGTGCTGATTCTGGCTGCCGTGCAGCGCGGGCTTCCCGTCGCCGAATATACACCGATGATGGTGAAGCAGGCTGTGGTCGGTTATGGCAAGGCTGAGAAGAAGCAGGTACAGGAAATGGTGAAGCTGTTGCTTAAGCTGTCCGCTGTTCCTAAGCCCGACGATGTGGCCGATGCGCTGGCGGTGGCTGTTTGCCACGCCCATTCGGTGAGTCTTAATTCTAAATTAAATGAGGTATTGCGAAAATGA